The following proteins come from a genomic window of Eulemur rufifrons isolate Redbay chromosome 24, OSU_ERuf_1, whole genome shotgun sequence:
- the LOC138374940 gene encoding galectin-7-like translates to MSNKTSLPEGLRPGTVLRLRGFVPDKAGRFHVNLLCSEEQGADAALHFNPRLDESAVVFNSLEQGAWGREERGPGIPFQRGQPFEVLLIATDDGFKAVVGDAPFHHFRHRMPPARVRLVEVGGDVQLESLKIF, encoded by the exons ATGTCG AACAAGACCTCACTGCCCGAGGGCCTCCGCCCAGGCACGGTGCTCCGACTTCGAGGTTTCGTCCCTGACAAGGCTGGCAG GTTCCACGTAAACCTGCTGTGCAGCGAGGAGCAGGGCGCAGACGCAGCCCTGCATTTCAACCCCCGGCTGGACGAGTCCGCCGTCGTCTTCAACAGCCTGGAGCAGGGCGCCTGGGGCCGAGAGGAGCGCGGCCCGGGCATCCCCTTCCAGCGCGGGCAGCCCTTCGAGGTGCTCCTCATCGCCACCGACGACGGCTTCAAG GCCGTGGTCGGGGACGCGCCTTTCCACCACTTCCGCCACCGGATGCCGCCGGCGCGCGTGCGCCTGGTGGAGGTAGGCGGGGACGTGCAGCTGGAGTCGCTGAAGATCTTCTGA